A genomic region of Miscanthus floridulus cultivar M001 chromosome 3, ASM1932011v1, whole genome shotgun sequence contains the following coding sequences:
- the LOC136542899 gene encoding L-type lectin-domain containing receptor kinase IX.1-like, with protein MEDSWSRKKPASNDKLDDEQPETPTSLDRAPTNVPRPFSYRELAKATNNFSVQTNKLGEGGYAVVYKGQLKNPDRFVAIKNFKLGKSATDRRKAFEDEIKVISQVRQRHLVELVGWCIDEEKDIVSLVYELVSEGSLHDHLHKGRSWLPWSRRYQIILDLGCALRYLHGECTGCILHGDISASNILLDSHYVAKLADFGLSRLMDHAIELKTTCNVAGTPGYIDPDFINIGKRSRESDVYGFGIVLLETVTGRSPAAAAVDPTTVSPLLKWVWGIKNSGAVLEASDPRLKHDSTRDEQEQMERVIQVALWCAHTDPAQRPSIKEAMRALESTNVAIPPLPLPGFMHGPSNLVADDMSCETSDSVVSPAASRA; from the exons ATGGAAGATAGTTGGAGCA GAAAGAAGCCAGCTTCAAATGACAAACTAGATGATGAGCAACCAGAAACACCAACTAGTTTAGACAGGGCTCCTACTAACGTTCCCAGGCCTTTCAGTTACCGTGAGCTGGCCAAGGCGACAAACAACTTTTCAGTGCAAACTAATAAGCTCGGGGAAGGGGGCTACGCCGTCGTCTACAAGGGCCAACTGAAGAACCCAGACCGATTTGTGGCCATAAAAAACTTCAAACTAGGAAAATCTGCCACTGACAGGAGGAAGGCATTCGAAGATGAAATCAAGGTTATTAGCCAAGTCAGGCAAAGGCACCTGGTTGAGTTAGTAGGCTGGTGTATTGATGAAGAAAAGGATATCGTGTCACTTGTTTACGAGCTTGtttcagaaggtagcctccacGACCATTTGCACAAGGGAAGGAGTTGGTTGCCATGGTCCAGAAG GTATCAAATCATCCTCGACCTCGGGTGTGCTCTACGGTATCTACATGGAGAATGCACGGGCTGCATCTTACATGGTGACATATCAGCATCTAACATATTGCTTGATTCACACTATGTTGCGAAATTAGCTGACTTCGGGTTGTCGAGGTTGATGGACCATGCGATCGAGCTGAAAACGACATGTAATGTAGCCGGAACGCCAGGCTACATAGATCCAGATTTTATAAACATTGGGAAGCGGAGCAGGGAGTCAGATGTCTATGGCTTTGGCATTGTTCTACTAGAGACAGTCACCGGCCGGagccctgctgctgctgccgtcgATCCCACTACCGTCTCCCCTTTGCTAAAATGGGTATGGGGGATAAAGAACAGCGGCGCAGTCCTTGAAGCATCAGATCCGAGGCTCAAGCATGACTCTACGAGAGATGAACAAGAACAGATGGAGCGCGTGATACAGGTCGCGCTCTGGTGCGCACACACCGATCCAGCTCAGagaccatccatcaaagaagCCATGAGGGCCTTGGAGTCCACGAACGTGGCGATCCCTCCTTTGCCACTGCCGGGATTCATGCATGGGCCATCAAACCTTGTTGCTGATGACATGTCATGTGAGACCTCAGATAGCGTTGTATCACCTGCTGCAAGCCGGGCTTAG